A genomic region of Parambassis ranga chromosome 7, fParRan2.1, whole genome shotgun sequence contains the following coding sequences:
- the LOC114438374 gene encoding tyrosine-protein phosphatase non-receptor type 7-like encodes MSASAAQSTSPPTEEPVSPPPLTTPPRKASVRLQERRGSNLSLLLDVSGLGAEPVCSVSTPKEVWLQLLHTSCRPLTHKELQEAAADTHTLNTEYQKIPPNFVSAAELDVPGHTMKDRYKTILPNPESRVILRSPEEEAGPDRYINANYIRGYKGAPRAYIATQGPMLHTIGDFWDMVWQERSSIIVMVTRLKENNEKCELYWPQPRDRTKSARKEEEDEGAREEGETRQLGRFLLSLKDSRDKDGFTVTDLEIRLCSESRHVRHYWFTSWPDHHIPQCTAPLLRLVEEVETYSESLVLPSSRQPITEPAPEPGPIIVHCSAGIGRTGCFIASSIGCQQLREAGQVDVLEAVCQLRLDRGGMIQTTEQYQFLYSTLAQYSSQLQLNQDQNQQNPEEQLSTQIQNLQLDSNHSRKN; translated from the exons atgagtgCGTCTGCAGCACAGTCGACCTCTCCACCCACTGAGGAGCCAGTGTCTCCTCCACCTTTAACCACGCCTCCTCGCAAAGCTTCGGTCCGCCTCCAGGAACG gaGGGGCTCTAACTTATCTCTGCTATTGGATGTGAGCGGTCTGGGGGCGGAGCCTGTCTGCTCCGTCTCCACCCCTAAAGAGGTGTGGCTTCAGCTGCTTCACACGTCCTGTCGGCCGCTGACGCacaaggagctgcaggaggcggcggcggacacacacactctgaacacagagTACCAG AAGATCCCTCCAAACTTCGTGAGCGCTGCGGAGCTCGACGTTCCAGGACACACGATGAAAGACAGATACAAAACCATCCTCCCCA ATCCCGAAAGCCGGGTGATCCTGAGGAGCCCCGAGGAGGAGGCTGGACCAGACCGCTACATCAACGCCAACTACATCCGG GGCTACAAAGGGGCTCCGAGGGCCTACATCGCCACCCAGGGGCCGATGCTGCACACCATTGGAGACTTCTGGGACATGGTGTGGCAGGAGAGGAGCAGCATCATCGTCATGGTGACCAGACTGAAGGAGAACAAcgag AAGTGTGAGCTTTACTGGCCACAGCCGAGGGACAGGACGAAGAGCgccaggaaggaggaggaggacgagggagcgagggaggagggagagacgCGTCAGCTGGGCAGGTTCCTCCTCAGCCTGAAGGACAGCCGAGACAAGGACGGCTTCACCGTCACGGACTTGGAGATCCGGCTGTGCTCAGAGAGTCGTCATGTCAGACACTACTGGTTCACGTCTTGGCCTGACCACCacatcccacaatgcactgctccTCTGCTCAGACTCGTGGAAGAGGTGGAGACGTACAGCGAGTCTCTCGTACTGCCCAGCAGccgtcagccaatcacagagcccGCCCCGGAGCCTGGTCCAATCATTGTTCACTGCAG tgcaGGCATCGGGAGGACCGGCTGCTTCATAGCCAGCAGCATCGGCTGCCAGCAGCTCCGGGAGGCGGGCCAGGTGGACGTCCTGGAGGCGGTTTGTCAGCTTCGACTGGACAG aggaGGCATGATCCAGACCACGGAGCAGTACCAGTTCCTGTACTCCACACTGGCCCAGTACAGCTCCCAGCTGCAGCTCAACCAG GACCAGAACCAGCAGAACCCTGAGGAGCAGCTCAGCACACAGATCCAGAACCTGCAACTGGACAGCAATCACAGCAGGAAGAACTGA
- the LOC114438388 gene encoding ADP-ribosylation factor-like protein 8A → MIALINKLLDWFKALFWKEEMELTLVGLQYSGKTTFVNVIASGQFSEDMIPTVGFNMRKITKGNVTIKLWDIGGQPRFRSMWERYCRGVSAIVYMVDAADPEKIEASKNELHNLLDKPQLQGIPVLVLGNKRDLPGALDEKELIERMNLSAIQDREICCYSISCKEKDNIDITLQWLIQHSRTKRSS, encoded by the exons ATGATAGCGCTAATCAACAAACTGTTGGACTGGTTCAAGGCGCTGTTCTggaaggaggagatggagctGACCCTGGTGGGGCTCCAGTACTCTGGGAAAACCACCTTCGTCAACGTGATAGCG tcTGGCCAGTTCAGTGAAGACATGATTCCTACAGTTGGCTTCAACATGAGGAAGATCACTAAAGGGAACGTCACCATCAAG ttgtgGGATATCGGCGGCCAGCCTCGCTTCAGGAGCATGTGGGAGCGTTACTGTCGAGGAGTCAGTGCCATCGT TTACATGGTGGACGCAGCAGACCCAGAGAAGATCGAAGCCTCCAAGAACGAGCTGCACAACCTGCTGGACAAACCGCAGCTGCAGGGGATCCCT gttctggttctggggAATAAGAGGGACCTGCCCGGCGCTCTGGATGAGAAGGAGCTCATAGAGAGGAT GAACCTGTCGGCCATCCAGGACAGAGAGATCTGCTGCTATTCCATCTCCTGCAAGGAGAAAGACAACATcg acatcaCTCTTCAGTGGTTGATCCAACACTCCAGGACTAAGAGGAGTTCCTGA